In Burkholderia sp. WP9, a genomic segment contains:
- a CDS encoding pyridoxal phosphate-dependent aminotransferase, producing the protein MPAVKPILKSNKLLNVCYDIRGPVLEHAKRLEEEGHRIIKLNIGNLAPFGFDAPDEIIQDMILNLPGSSGYSDSKGVFAARKAIMHYTQQKGVHGVELDDIYIGNGASELIVMALQGLLNDGDEVLLPAPDYPLWTAGVSLSGGTPVHYICDESNSWMPDLDDIRAKITPNTRALVVINPNNPTGALYSDELLLGLIEIARQHGLVIFADEVYDKIVYDGKKHTSMAALSEDVLTVTFNSLSKSYRSCGYRAGWMFISGLTAGENRRHAKDYFEGLGILASMRLCPNVPGQYAIQTALGGYQSINDLIVPTGRLYKQRELAYDMLTAIPGVSCVKPEAALYMFPRLDPKIYPIQDDQQFILDLLLEERVLLVQGTGFNWKTPDHFRVVFLPNVDDLADSINRIARFLDGYRKRHTA; encoded by the coding sequence GTGCCCGCCGTGAAACCGATACTCAAATCCAACAAGTTGTTGAATGTCTGCTACGACATTCGCGGGCCCGTCCTCGAACATGCGAAGCGGCTCGAAGAAGAGGGCCACCGCATCATCAAGCTGAACATCGGCAATCTCGCGCCGTTCGGTTTCGACGCGCCGGACGAAATCATTCAGGACATGATCCTGAACCTGCCGGGTTCGTCGGGTTATTCCGATTCCAAGGGCGTGTTCGCCGCGCGCAAGGCGATCATGCATTACACGCAGCAAAAGGGCGTGCACGGGGTCGAGCTGGACGACATCTATATCGGCAACGGCGCGTCCGAGCTGATCGTGATGGCGCTTCAGGGCCTCCTGAACGATGGCGACGAGGTGCTGCTGCCCGCGCCGGACTATCCGCTGTGGACCGCCGGCGTGAGCCTGTCGGGCGGCACGCCGGTGCACTACATCTGCGACGAATCGAATAGCTGGATGCCCGACCTCGACGACATTCGCGCGAAAATCACGCCGAATACGCGCGCGCTCGTGGTCATCAACCCGAACAACCCGACCGGCGCGCTGTATTCGGACGAACTGCTGCTCGGCCTGATCGAGATCGCCCGCCAGCACGGCCTCGTGATCTTCGCCGACGAGGTCTACGACAAGATCGTCTACGACGGCAAGAAGCACACGTCGATGGCGGCGCTCTCCGAAGACGTGCTCACGGTCACGTTCAACAGCCTGTCGAAGAGCTACCGGTCGTGCGGTTATCGCGCCGGCTGGATGTTCATTTCGGGCCTGACCGCCGGCGAGAACCGCCGCCACGCGAAAGACTACTTCGAAGGGCTCGGCATTCTGGCTTCCATGCGTTTGTGCCCGAACGTGCCGGGCCAGTACGCGATCCAGACCGCTCTCGGCGGCTACCAGAGCATCAACGACCTGATCGTGCCGACCGGGCGCCTGTACAAACAGCGCGAACTCGCGTATGACATGTTGACGGCGATCCCCGGCGTGAGTTGCGTGAAGCCCGAAGCGGCGCTGTACATGTTCCCGCGGCTGGACCCGAAGATCTATCCGATCCAGGACGACCAGCAGTTCATCCTCGACCTTTTGCTGGAAGAGCGCGTGCTGCTCGTGCAGGGCACCGGCTTCAACTGGAAAACGCCGGATCACTTCCGCGTGGTGTTCCTGCCGAACGTGGACGACCTCGCGGATTCGATCAACCGGATCGCGCGTTTCCTCGACGGTTACCGCAAACGTCACACGGCCTAG
- a CDS encoding Mth938-like domain-containing protein, translated as MKLHQDSSGALNTVTGYGADYVEINLVRHSGSLLVLPDAPVIPWPVSSFEQLSAEHFAMLVDSAPEVVVFGSGERLRFPHPRLTAALTARRIGVETMDFKAACRTYNILMAEGRKVAAALLIEA; from the coding sequence TTGAAATTACATCAGGATTCGAGCGGCGCCCTCAACACCGTCACCGGCTACGGCGCCGACTATGTCGAAATCAATCTGGTGCGCCATTCGGGCAGCCTTCTCGTGCTGCCGGACGCACCGGTCATCCCTTGGCCCGTTTCCTCTTTCGAGCAGTTGAGCGCCGAGCACTTCGCCATGCTGGTCGACTCCGCGCCGGAAGTGGTCGTGTTCGGCAGCGGCGAGCGGCTGCGCTTTCCGCATCCGCGCCTGACAGCCGCGCTGACGGCGAGGCGCATCGGCGTCGAAACGATGGACTTCAAGGCCGCCTGCCGCACCTACAACATTCTGATGGCCGAGGGCCGCAAGGTCGCGGCCGCGTTGCTGATCGAAGCCTGA
- a CDS encoding glycosyltransferase family 39 protein, with amino-acid sequence MNDTPTRLPLNRTTVLLLVLALAVIWFVPLGWRHLLPSDEGRYAEMAREMFVTGDWITPRYNGYKYFEKPPLQTWANALTFAWFGIGEWQARLYTALTGFAGVLLVGFTGQRVFNTATGVFAAIVLATSPYWNLMGHFNTLDMGLSFWMELTLCALLLAQRPNLPSGCVRGWMWVCWGSMALAVLSKGLVGVILPGAVLVLYTLIARDWAVWKRLHLIGGLIVFFAIVTPWFVLVQQRNPEFLNFFFIVQQFKRYLTPEQNRPGPFYYFVPVLLVGFLPWLSVTLQSVRHAWRLPRQPNGFAPVTLMLTWTVFIFLFFSASHSKLLSYTLPIAPPIALLIGMYLPLVTRDQLRRHLAGYALFLVVAAFAAMFLPRFGSARNPAELYAEYRTWVLAALGVAFALTLAALWLNRRGRAGSLGAIATFGAAWLLLGTIAGTGHDVFGRLSSGAPLAPAIKAEISKLPADTPFYSVGVLDHTLPFYVDHTMIMVEHADELAFGVSVEPQKWIPSVDAWVERWKADRYALALIPPPTYDRLLKEGLPMRVIARDSRRVVVEKPLASDAPAADAPASVPVEKAQQ; translated from the coding sequence ATGAACGATACGCCGACGAGGCTACCGCTCAACCGCACCACGGTTCTGCTGCTGGTGCTGGCCCTCGCCGTGATCTGGTTCGTGCCGCTCGGCTGGCGCCACCTGCTGCCGAGCGACGAAGGCCGCTACGCCGAGATGGCGCGCGAGATGTTCGTCACCGGCGACTGGATCACGCCGCGCTACAACGGCTACAAGTATTTCGAAAAGCCGCCGCTGCAGACCTGGGCGAACGCGCTCACGTTCGCGTGGTTCGGCATCGGCGAATGGCAGGCGCGGCTCTATACCGCACTGACGGGCTTTGCCGGCGTGCTGCTGGTGGGCTTCACCGGCCAGCGCGTGTTCAACACGGCAACCGGCGTGTTCGCCGCGATCGTGCTGGCGACCTCGCCGTACTGGAACCTGATGGGCCACTTCAACACGCTCGACATGGGCCTGTCGTTCTGGATGGAATTGACGCTGTGCGCGCTGCTGCTCGCGCAGCGCCCCAACCTCCCGAGCGGCTGCGTGCGCGGCTGGATGTGGGTGTGCTGGGGCTCGATGGCGCTGGCGGTGCTGTCCAAGGGACTCGTCGGCGTGATCCTGCCGGGCGCCGTGCTGGTGCTCTATACGCTGATCGCGCGCGACTGGGCGGTGTGGAAGCGTCTGCATCTGATCGGCGGGCTGATCGTCTTTTTCGCGATCGTCACGCCGTGGTTCGTGCTGGTGCAGCAGCGCAACCCGGAATTCCTGAACTTCTTCTTCATCGTTCAGCAGTTCAAGCGCTATCTGACGCCTGAGCAGAACCGTCCGGGACCGTTCTACTACTTCGTGCCGGTGCTGCTGGTGGGTTTCCTGCCGTGGCTTTCGGTGACGCTGCAAAGCGTGCGCCACGCATGGCGCCTGCCGCGCCAGCCGAACGGCTTCGCGCCGGTCACGCTGATGCTGACGTGGACCGTCTTCATCTTCCTGTTCTTCAGCGCGTCGCATTCGAAGCTGCTCTCCTACACGCTGCCCATCGCGCCGCCGATCGCGCTTCTGATCGGCATGTATCTGCCGCTCGTCACGCGCGACCAGTTGCGCCGTCATCTGGCCGGCTATGCGCTCTTTCTCGTCGTGGCCGCGTTTGCCGCAATGTTCCTGCCGCGCTTTGGCAGCGCCCGCAATCCGGCCGAACTGTATGCCGAGTACCGCACGTGGGTGCTGGCGGCGCTCGGCGTCGCCTTTGCGCTGACGCTCGCGGCGCTGTGGCTGAACCGCCGCGGCCGGGCCGGCAGCCTCGGCGCGATCGCCACCTTCGGCGCGGCGTGGCTGCTGCTCGGCACGATTGCCGGCACGGGTCACGACGTGTTCGGCCGCCTGAGCTCCGGCGCGCCGCTCGCGCCGGCCATCAAGGCCGAGATCTCGAAGCTGCCGGCCGACACGCCGTTCTACTCGGTGGGCGTACTCGACCACACGCTGCCGTTCTACGTCGACCACACGATGATCATGGTCGAGCATGCGGACGAACTGGCGTTCGGCGTGTCCGTCGAACCGCAGAAATGGATTCCGTCGGTCGACGCCTGGGTCGAACGCTGGAAGGCCGACCGCTACGCGCTCGCGCTGATTCCGCCGCCGACCTACGACCGGCTTCTCAAGGAAGGCCTGCCGATGCGGGTGATCGCCCGCGACTCGCGCCGCGTGGTGGTGGAAAAGCCGCTCGCGTCCGACGCGCCGGCAGCTGACGCACCCGCATCCGTGCCAGTGGAAAAAGCACAACAATGA
- a CDS encoding SMR family transporter, translating to MNPISLFCILAGVTLNAGAQLLLKAGTNAVGHFEFTRANILPIAFRIATQPPIIGGLACYVISVAVWIVGLSRVDVSIAYPMLSLGYVVNAFAAWYLFGEVLSVQKLIGIGIILIGVLVLARS from the coding sequence ATGAACCCGATTTCCCTCTTTTGCATTCTTGCCGGCGTCACGTTGAACGCCGGTGCGCAGTTGCTGCTCAAAGCCGGTACGAATGCCGTTGGACACTTCGAATTCACCCGTGCGAACATCCTGCCCATTGCCTTTCGCATCGCAACCCAGCCGCCGATCATCGGCGGGCTGGCCTGTTATGTGATCAGCGTGGCCGTGTGGATCGTCGGGCTGTCGCGGGTGGACGTATCGATCGCCTATCCGATGCTCTCGCTCGGCTACGTCGTCAATGCGTTCGCGGCGTGGTATCTGTTCGGCGAAGTGCTGTCGGTACAGAAGCTGATTGGCATCGGCATCATCCTGATCGGCGTGCTGGTGTTGGCTCGCAGCTAG
- a CDS encoding DegT/DnrJ/EryC1/StrS aminotransferase family protein, translating into MSQSTLPFLPFVKPEIDEETIQGVAEVLRSGWITTGPQNQKFEAALSEFCGGRPVRTFNSGTATLEIGLRIAGVGEGDEVITTPASWVSTSNVIYEVGATPVFADIDPVTRNIDLDLLEKAITPRTKALIPVYLSGLPVDMDRLYAIARAHKLRVIEDAAQAFGSTWNGERIGKLGDMVSFSFHANKNLTSIEGGALVLNNEEEAILAQKYRLQGITRTGFDGMDCDVLGGKYNLTDVAARVGLGQLPHLERFLAQRKKLVRAYFAGLEGGAAKKLGLGLPFADFENSNWHMFQVTLPLEKLSIDRAGFMGQLKERGIGSGVHYPAIHLFSLYRAHGFKEGMFPHAERFGATNVTLPLFTLMNEGDVERVCRAVNEICEQYGK; encoded by the coding sequence ATGAGCCAGTCAACACTCCCGTTTCTGCCCTTTGTCAAACCCGAGATCGATGAGGAAACGATTCAGGGCGTCGCCGAGGTGCTGCGCTCCGGCTGGATCACCACCGGCCCGCAAAACCAGAAATTCGAAGCGGCGCTCTCCGAATTCTGCGGCGGCCGGCCGGTGCGCACGTTCAATTCCGGCACGGCGACGCTGGAAATCGGCCTGCGCATCGCCGGCGTGGGCGAAGGCGACGAGGTCATCACGACGCCGGCCTCGTGGGTCTCCACCAGCAACGTGATCTATGAAGTCGGCGCGACGCCGGTGTTTGCCGACATCGACCCGGTCACCCGCAACATCGACCTCGATCTGCTCGAAAAAGCCATCACGCCGCGCACCAAGGCGCTGATTCCGGTGTACCTGTCGGGCCTGCCGGTCGACATGGACCGTCTCTATGCAATCGCCCGCGCCCACAAGCTGCGCGTGATCGAAGACGCCGCGCAGGCGTTCGGCTCGACCTGGAACGGTGAGCGCATCGGCAAGCTGGGCGACATGGTCTCGTTCAGCTTCCATGCGAACAAGAACCTGACCTCGATCGAAGGCGGCGCGCTCGTGCTGAACAACGAGGAAGAAGCCATCCTTGCTCAGAAATACCGCTTGCAAGGCATCACGCGCACCGGCTTCGACGGCATGGACTGCGACGTGCTGGGCGGCAAGTACAACCTGACGGACGTCGCCGCGCGCGTCGGCCTCGGCCAGTTGCCGCATCTGGAGCGTTTCCTTGCGCAGCGCAAGAAGCTCGTGCGCGCGTATTTCGCGGGTCTGGAGGGCGGCGCGGCGAAGAAACTCGGGCTCGGCCTGCCGTTTGCTGACTTTGAAAACAGCAACTGGCACATGTTCCAGGTCACGCTGCCGCTCGAGAAGCTCTCGATCGACCGTGCCGGTTTCATGGGGCAACTGAAAGAGCGTGGCATCGGTTCGGGAGTGCACTACCCGGCCATCCACCTGTTCTCGCTGTACCGCGCGCATGGCTTCAAGGAAGGCATGTTCCCGCATGCGGAGCGCTTCGGCGCGACCAACGTCACACTGCCGCTGTTCACGCTGATGAACGAAGGCGACGTGGAGCGCGTGTGCCGCGCGGTCAATGAAATTTGCGAACAATACGGAAAATAA
- a CDS encoding glycosyltransferase, which translates to MIYSEHRAVAPEVSIIIPVYNEEAGLAALFARLYPALDALGTGYEVIFINDGSRDKSAALLAEQFRARPDTTRVILLNGNYGQHMAILAGFEQSRGEIVITLDADLQNPPEEIAKLVNKMREGYDYVGTIRLQRQDSLWRRKASRAMNRLRERITRIKMTDQGCMLRAYSRHIIDTINRCGEINTFIPALAYTFAQNPVEIEVAHEERFAGESKYSLYSLIRLNFDLVTGFSVVPLQWLSFIGVILSLGSAALFVLLLIRRFIIGAEVQGVFTLFAVIFFLLGVIIFALGLLGEYIGRIYQQVRARPRYLVQTILEQRDGTTVAEAPRQAVVQAVQAAPLVDQGPNP; encoded by the coding sequence ATGATTTATTCGGAACATCGCGCCGTCGCACCGGAAGTGTCGATCATCATCCCGGTGTACAACGAGGAAGCCGGCCTGGCTGCGCTGTTCGCGCGCCTCTATCCTGCGCTCGACGCGCTCGGCACCGGTTATGAAGTGATCTTCATCAACGACGGCAGCCGCGACAAATCCGCCGCCCTGCTTGCCGAGCAGTTCCGCGCGCGTCCCGACACGACCCGCGTGATTCTGCTGAACGGCAACTACGGCCAGCACATGGCGATTCTGGCCGGCTTCGAGCAATCGCGCGGCGAGATCGTCATCACGCTCGACGCCGACCTGCAGAATCCGCCGGAAGAGATCGCCAAGCTGGTCAACAAGATGCGCGAAGGCTACGACTACGTCGGCACGATTCGCCTGCAACGTCAGGACAGCCTGTGGCGCCGCAAGGCCTCGCGCGCGATGAACCGGCTGCGCGAGCGCATCACCCGCATCAAGATGACCGACCAGGGCTGCATGCTGCGCGCCTACAGCCGGCACATCATCGACACGATCAATCGCTGCGGCGAAATCAACACCTTCATTCCGGCGCTTGCGTACACCTTCGCGCAGAATCCGGTCGAAATCGAGGTCGCGCACGAAGAGCGTTTCGCCGGCGAATCGAAGTACTCGCTGTATTCGCTGATCCGCCTGAACTTCGACCTCGTGACCGGCTTCTCGGTCGTACCGCTGCAGTGGCTGTCGTTCATCGGCGTGATCCTGTCGCTCGGGTCCGCGGCGCTGTTCGTGCTGCTGCTGATTCGCCGCTTCATCATCGGTGCGGAAGTGCAAGGTGTGTTCACGCTGTTCGCCGTGATCTTCTTCCTGCTCGGCGTGATCATCTTCGCGCTCGGCCTGCTCGGCGAATATATCGGCCGCATCTACCAGCAGGTGCGCGCACGCCCACGCTATCTCGTGCAGACCATTCTCGAACAGCGCGACGGCACGACCGTGGCCGAAGCGCCGCGCCAGGCGGTCGTGCAGGCCGTGCAGGCCGCGCCGCTCGTCGATCAGGGCCCCAATCCATGA
- a CDS encoding formyltransferase, with amino-acid sequence MKPRAVVFAYHNVGVRCLQVLLARGVEVALVVTHEDSPTENIWFGSVASVAAEHGIPVITPHDPKSPELRAAVSAARPDFIFSFYYRHMLPVDVLALAARGAYNMHGSLLPKYRGRVPTNWAVIHGETETGATLHEMAAKPDAGAIIAQTPVPILPDDTASQVFDKVTVAAEQTLWRVLPSLLAGEAPHLPNDLAQGSYYGGRKPEDGRIDWTQSAQQVYNLIRAVAPPYPGAFTDIGEQRFVVTRARLAAPGALRSDLPPGLHVSDNGIFAICGDGRAIAIHELRRQHDGSETVVTPAEFAQLIQTPRYS; translated from the coding sequence ATGAAGCCACGCGCCGTCGTATTCGCGTATCACAACGTCGGCGTGCGCTGCCTGCAGGTGCTGCTCGCGCGCGGCGTGGAGGTGGCGCTCGTCGTCACGCACGAAGACAGCCCGACCGAAAACATCTGGTTCGGCAGCGTCGCCTCGGTCGCGGCCGAGCACGGCATTCCGGTGATCACCCCGCACGATCCGAAGAGTCCCGAGCTGCGCGCCGCGGTGAGCGCCGCGCGCCCGGACTTCATCTTCTCGTTCTACTACCGCCACATGTTGCCGGTCGACGTGTTGGCGCTCGCCGCACGGGGCGCTTACAACATGCACGGCTCGCTGCTGCCCAAGTACCGCGGCCGCGTGCCGACCAACTGGGCGGTGATTCACGGCGAAACCGAAACCGGCGCGACGCTGCACGAAATGGCCGCCAAACCGGACGCGGGCGCGATCATCGCCCAAACGCCGGTGCCGATCCTGCCCGACGACACCGCGAGCCAGGTGTTCGACAAGGTCACGGTGGCCGCCGAGCAAACGCTGTGGCGCGTGCTGCCGTCCCTGCTGGCGGGTGAAGCGCCGCATCTGCCGAACGATCTCGCGCAGGGCAGCTACTATGGCGGGCGCAAGCCGGAAGACGGCCGCATCGACTGGACGCAATCGGCGCAGCAGGTCTACAACCTGATTCGCGCGGTCGCGCCACCCTATCCCGGCGCCTTCACGGACATCGGCGAGCAACGTTTCGTCGTGACGCGCGCGCGCCTCGCCGCGCCCGGCGCGCTTCGCTCGGATTTGCCGCCGGGCCTGCACGTAAGCGATAATGGCATTTTCGCGATATGCGGCGACGGCCGCGCGATCGCCATCCACGAATTGCGGCGCCAGCACGACGGCAGCGAGACTGTCGTCACTCCGGCCGAATTTGCCCAGCTCATCCAAACTCCCCGTTACTCATGA